The Skermanella rosea genomic sequence GCGCCGCCCGCGGCGCCGTCAGGGACGTGTCGGCGGCGACGCGGGCGCCTCGGCCGTAGGTTCCGCATTCCCGGACCGCCCCGCCGGACAGCCGTGTCCGGCGGGGCGGGCGGTTCCTGCGACCACGGCTGCCGGGCGGGATGAACAAGCCCCGACGGTTCAACCTCGATACATTCCACGAAACAGCGGGCCCGAACACTCATCAGTGTCCGAAAGGCCGTCCCGGGGCCATGGGCGATCACCAGATCAAGTGATCGCGCTTTCCAACATACCCTATTTGAGATGATCCAAAGGCAATTGCGAAACATACGCTTCAATTTGTTGTAAGCAGACTAGAAAAGAGCGAAAAACAGCATGGTCAATGCAAAATCAGAAAAGAAACATAAGAAATGAAACGAATGAAGGAGATGCAAAATGCATGTGCTTGTCGCCTCTTTCATCCTGGCATTCGCAGTCTTTGTTCCTCCCTCGATGGCTCAGCAACAACAGCAGGACGGGCAACCGAATATCCTCGTGATATGGGGCGACGATATCGGCTGGTACAATATCAGCGCGTTCAACTTGGGCGTGATGGGATACAAGACGCCCAATATCGACCGGATCGCCCGTGAAGGTGCGCTATTCACCGACTGGTACGGACAGCAGAGCTGCACGGCCGGGCGCGCGGCGTTCATCACGGGGCAAGCGCCGGTTCGCACGGGGTTGACCAAGGTCGGCCTCCCCGGTGCGGAGATCGGGTTGAGGATGGAAGATCCGACGCTTGCCGGCCTGCTCAAGAGCCGCGGCTACATGACCGCCCAGTACGGCAAGAACCATCTGGGCGATCGTGACGAACACATGCCGACGAACCACGGTTTCGACGAGTTCTTCGGCAATCTCTACCACCTCAACGCCGAGGAGGAACCGGAGAACGAGGACTATCCCAAGGATCCGGCTTTCAAGAAAAAATACGGGCCGCGCGGCGTCATCAGGGCGACCGCGGGCGGCACCATCGAGGATACCGGTCCGCTGACGCGCAAACGGATGGAAACCGTGGACGAGGAAGTGACGGCTGGCGCCCTGGACTTCCTGGATCGGGCGACCACGGCGGGCAAGCCCTTTTTTCTCTGGTGGAATTCCACGCGGATGCACGTCTTTACCCGTCTGAAGCCTGAATCCCGTGGCAGGACGGGGATCGGCATCTATCCGGACGGCATGGTCGAGCATGACGGGCACGTCGGGCAGTTGCTGAAGAAGCTCGACGATCTGGGCATCGCCGACAACACCATCGTGATGTATTCGACGGACAACGGCGCCGAGGTCATGAGCTGGCCGGACGGCGGCACGACGCCGTTCCGCGGCGAGAAGAACACCCAGTGGGAAGGCGGCTATCGCGTACCGACCCTGATCCGGTGGCCCGGCGTGATCGAGCCCGGCACCATCCACAACGATGTCTTTTCCCACGAGGACATGCTGCCCACGCTCGTGGCGGCCGCCGGCAATCCGAACATCAAGGAAGAACTGCTGAGGGGGTATTCGGCGATCGGGCGCGATTACAAGGTGCATCTCGACGGCTACAACCTGCTGCCCTACTTGCGGGGCGAGGTCCGGGAAGCGCCGCGCAAGGAGTTCCTGTACTGGACCGACGGCGGGGATCTGGCGGCGCTCCGCTATGATCAGTGGAAGTTGCACTTCCTGGAACAGCGGGCCGAGGGTTTCGATGTGTGGCAGGAACCGTTCGTCCAGCTCCGCGTACCGAAGCTGTTCACGTTGCGCGGCGACCCGTTCGAGCGGGCCGATGAGGAGGGCATGGACTATGTCCGCTGGAGGTTCGAGCGCATCTTCGCGCTGGTGCCGGCCCAGGCCTACGTCGCGAACTGGCTCCAGAGCTTCAAGGAATTCCCGCCCCGGCAGAAGGCGGCGAGCTTCAGCATCGATCAGGTCATGGCCCGATTGGAAACCAACGCATCCGGAAACTGATCTTGCCGCCGGTGGACGGCTCCGGCCGTCCATCGAGCTGGATCGATCCGTTCCACGGGAGAGAAACGGCTATGCGTGCCGATACGCGTGATTCATCCGGCCTTCGGCTGATCGCGGTGGTCGCGATCCTGTGCCTCTTTCAGGTCGGCCATGCCTCGGCCGACCCTCTTCCATCCTGGAGGGATGGCGCCGGCAAGGCGGCGATCCTCGAGTTCGTTGCCGCCGTCACCGCCGAGGGCGGGCCGGATTTCGTGGCGCCGGCCGAGCGGGTCGCGGTGTTCGACAATGACGGGACGCTGTGGGTGGAGCAGCCCTACTATGCCCAACTTCAGTTCGCCCTTGACCGCGTCGGCATCCTGGCCCCGGAGCATCCGGAGTGGAAAACGGATCAACCCTTCAAGGCTGTGCTTGAAAACGATACCGGGGCCCTCCTGGCGGCTGGCGAGAGGGGACTGCTCGATCTCCTCATGGCGACGCATGCCGGAAACACCACCGACGAATTCGCCGCTCTCGTGGCCGATTGGATTTCACGGGCGCGGCACGGGCGCTTCGATCGGCGCTTCACCGAACTGGTCTATCAGCCGATGCTGGAGGCGCTGAGGCTGCTTGAGGAGAACGGCTTCCAGAGCTTCATCGTTTCCGGAGGCGGCATCGAGTTCATGAGGCCCTGGGTCGAGCATGTCTACGGCCTGCCCCGCGAGCGTGTCATCGGGTCGAGCATCGTCACGGAATTCCGCGTGCGGGACGGCAAGCCTGTCCTGGTGCGGCTGCCGCAGGTGGACTTCATCGACGACAAGGCGGGCAAGCCGGTGGCCATCCAGAAGTTCATCGGGCGCCGGCCGATCGCCGTGTTCGGGAATTCCGACGGCGATCTCCAGATGCTGCAATGGGGCACATCGGGAAATGGCCGCCGGCTCGGCGTGATCGTCCACCATGACGACGCCGGACGCGAATACAGCTACGATCGCGACAGCCATGTGGGTCGCCTCGACAAGGCGCTGGATGCCGCGGGTCCGGCGAACTGGCTGGTCGTCTCCATGCGGCGCGACTGGGAGCGCGTATTTCCATGGGAATAAGCGAGGCGATCCGGCACGGGGCCGTCGTTCTTGGCTCAATCCTCGCCAGTGCCGCAGCACAGGCTGATCAGCTCTGCGACAGCTACGGTGGCATGCCGCCCGGCCCGGACTCCCTGGCGGGAATGGCCCACATCGAAGGTGGCGCCTTCACCATGGGTGACGACGATGAACGACCGGAGGAGCGCAGGGCGCATCCGGTGACCGTATCGAGTTTCTGGATCGACCGGCACGAAGTGACGAACGCGCAGTTCCGGCGGTTCGTCGCCGCGACCGGCTACGTCACGATGGCGGAGCGGGGGCTCGATCCGAAGGACAACCCGGGGATCCCGGCGGAGCTTCTGGAGCCCGGATCGATCGTGTTCCACAGCCCGGAAGGTTTGCGCGACTTGGCGGATGTCAGGCAGTGGTGGCGCTTTGCGCGCGGGGCAAACTGGCGCGCACCCTTGGGGCCGGGAAGCGAGATCGTCGGCAAGGACAATCATCCCGTCATACATGTCGCCTATCAGGATGCCTTGGCCTATGCGCACTGGTTGGGCCACGACCTGCCGACCGAGGCGGAGTGGGAATTCGCCGCCCGCGGCGGGCTCGACGGCGCCACCTACAGCTGGGGGGACCGGTACTTCGACCCGGCGTCGGGATGGAAAGCCAATACGTGGCAGGGTCTGTTCCCGGTCAAGGACAGCGCGGACGACGGCTATCACGGTACCGCGCCCGTCGGATGCTTCGTTCCCAACGGGTACGGCTTGTTCGACATGGCCGGCAATGTCTGGGAGTATACGAAGGACTGGTATGTCCCGGGCCATCCGGCCGATGCGGCGACCGACCCGGGCGGCCCGAGCGAGTCCGCTGCGGCACGGCATGCCGGAGCGGCCGGTCCTTCGGTGGTCATCAAGGGCGGATCATGGCTGTGCGCGCAGAATTTCTGCGCCCGCTACCGGCCGAGCGCCCGCCAGCCGCAGGAGTTGAGCCTGGGGGCAAGCCATCTGGGCTTCCGCACCGTGCACCGCGCCCCGGATCGCCCCTGAAATCCGGGGCCGCGCGATCCGGAGGCGTTCGGGCCGGGTGACCCCGGGAGGCCCCGGGGGGAAGGCGCCTTCAGAAACGCATGACCAATCCCACCAGCGGACCGTACTGGCTGACATCGACATCGACCCGATCCGCCGAATAGCGGATGGAAAGATAGCGGAACCCCGCATTGGCGCTGACCCGCTCGGAAATCGCGTATTCCACGCCGGCGAAGATCTGCCAGGTGAACTCCGATCCGATCCCGAACCCGCCGATTTCGGCGATTCCGCCCACCGTCCACGTCTCGGACAAGGGCAGCCGCCCGCGCACGCCGATAACCGGGTCCCACCAGCTGACGTCGAGATCAGCCCCGGCCGTCGCTCCCTCCCGGGCGCTGCTCGTCGCCGTCACGTCGGTGCTCATCCGCACGTACCTGGCTCCGGCGAAGGGCTCGATCAGCCTTCCCCGGTCCACATAGGCATGGTATCCGAACGCCGTCGTGGTGAGCAGCATCTTCGTATCGACATCGACCGACACCGACGGATTGCCGCGGACCGAGCCGTCGTTGCCCAGGTCCGAATAGACGGTGTCGTTGAGCAGCGCGAAGCGTCCGTAAGTGATTTCCCCGGCCCCCATCACGCCGAAATCCAGGGATTCGAGAAGGTCTCCCCGGCTGATCGAGGTCTCGACGGTCCGCCCGCCGGCCGCCGAAGAGAACTCGCCGTCGATCCTCGGCAGCCAGACATACAGGGCCGCGGAGCCGCCGAACTCCTCCGCCCGGATGCCGCGGGTTCCCGCCAGGAGGGCAGCGGCCGCGGCGGTCGCGACGGCAAGGACACGTGCCGAACTGAAGGCGGCTGATCGCATTGACTTCTCCCGTCGGGCTCCGCTTGCACGGGGCGCTGCCGTCGCGCCCTTCCCCTTACATGTCCACGCGGTCGATGGCCCAGTCCACCAGCGGAATGTTCGGCAGCTCCCTTCCGTCATCGACGCCGATCTCGGTCCGGATGATCGTGTTCAGCTTGGCATTCATCGCGAGGATGAGATCCTTGTTCGCCACCCTGTCCCTGGCGAGATTGTCGGTCTCGGAAGGATCCCGTTCCAGGTCGAACAGCTCGACATCGTTATGGTCGTAGAGCTGGTCGAGGGTGGTCGGCTCGTTGTGCTCGGTCGGCGCGAAATAGCGGCTGAACTTGTAACGGCCGTCGAAGACGGTGCGCAGGCTGCCCCGTTTCTTCAAGTCTGGCAGGTATCGCTGGCGGGCCAGTTCGATGAACGCGTTCTTGCCGGCGGCCCTGGCCGCGGCGTTGCGCTCCATGATGCCCGCGTCGTTGAGGGCCAGCCCGCTGTAGGTGAACAGGACGGCATCGCGGACGGCGTGGACTCCGGCCGAAGCCGGACCGGCCAGGAGAGGCGAAAGATCCTTGCCCGGCAGGTCGCGCCCGGCCAGCTCCCCCACGCCTCCGGACGGAACGCCGGCCATGGAAAGCAGCGTCGGCACCATGTCGATGTGCGACGACAGCGCTCGGCAGTCCTGCCCGCCGCCGACGTCGGGGTGGATCAGGTAGAACGGCAGGTGGATGGCCTCCTGGTAGGCGAAGGGACCCTTTCCGCGCATCCCGTGCGCGCCCGCCGCCTCGCCGTGGTCGGTGGTGTAGATGACGATCGTGCGGTCCGCCAGACCAAGATCGTCAAGCTCGCCGAGAACCCGTGCGAGCTGGGCGTCCACGCCGCGCGTGCAGTTGACGTAGTAGTCGTTGAACCGGTGCCAGCGCTCCTCTTCCATGGGCACCTCGCCCAGGATGTGGCGCCAGGCCTTCATGAACTCCCCATGGGCCTTCGGACGGCCCGGCGCGTCGAGCGGCTCCCTGAGGCTCGTCGGCAGCGGCTGATCCCAGCTTTTCCTGTAGAGGGGGTGGTCGGGCGCCCGCGCCGCCTGCATCATCAGGCCGCCGGGGTCCTGGACCCGCTCGCCCGGCAGGTCGGTATTGAAATACATGACGTCGTGGGGGTTGACCAAGCTGACGAACAGGCACCACGGCTTTCCGTCGTCCGACAGCGGGCGGCCGTTGCGGCGCAGCCAGGTCACCGCGCTCCCGGAAATCAGGTGGTCGAACTGGTATCCGCCGAGCGTGTGCCCGATGATGTCGCCGGGGCCGTTGTAATCGGCGAAGCCGTACCGCTCCATTTCGCCGGTGAAAAGAAGGTCCGGATCCTTGCTGTCGAATTCCTTGTTGAGATGCCACTTGCCTTTGTAGGCGGTGTAGTACCCGGCCTTGCGCAACATATGGCCGATGGTCTGGACGCCAGGCGGAAACCCTTTGATCCAGGGCACGTCGCAATTCTCGAACATGCCGTTGTTCGGGGTCGTGAGACCGGTCATGAGAACGCTGCGCGACGAGGTGCACATGGTCGCCGGGCAGTAATGGGCGTGGAACGTGACGCCTTTCCGCCGCAGCATTTCCTGTCCGGGCAGGCTCAGCCCGGCCGGCCACGAGGAACGGTACCGCTCCTGGTCCGAGAACAGGAAGAGTATGTTCGGCCGGCTCCTGGCGGCGGCCCGCGCAGGACGCGGCGCTTCGTCGGCCATCGCGACCCGCGCCGGCCCCAACCCCGATGAGGCCGCCGCGGCACCTGCCGCCAAGCCGAAGAAGCCGCGCCGGGAAACCGGGACGGCGCTTGCCGAGGCCGAGGCGTCTGGATATCGCGTCACGTCGTTCCCTCCGTCGTATCGGCGTCGTCGGCCGATCTTCGTTTGGAAACAATCATATCCAGGCGCCGACTCTGCCGGCTGTGCGGAATTGGCACGTCGTTCGGCCGGGCGGAGCCGTCGGCGTCCCGGCTTCCGGTCTGCCGTTTCCACAAGGTATCGCTGGGTTTCTCGCCGAAAAGCCTCCGGTACTCGACGGCGAAGCGGCCGAGCTGGAAGAACCCCCAGGATACGGCTATGTCGGTCACGGTGCGGTCGGCCGGATCGGCGGCCGACAACGCACGCCTGACATGGTGCAGCCGCGCGACGCGCATGTAGGCTTTGGGCGTCACGCCGTACAGTTCCAGGAAGCCCTGGTCGAGGGTTCGCCAGTTCACGTCCAGCAGCTCGCACAGCTGCCTGATGCTCACCGGCTGGTCCGTCACGGCCCGCAGGTAGGCCGCCGCGTCCCGGGCCAGGTGATGGCGGTGCGGAAGGACGACGCGCTGCGGATCCATCGCCGCCGAAGCCAGCAGTTCCGACAGGATCTTGTCGGTCGCCAGGGCCGCGACCCGCGGCGACGCGAGGTAAGGCGACTGCTGGTGCAGGATCGCGAGCATGGCCTTCAGCCGCTGCACAAGGACGAGGCCCTGGTCGATGCCGGGCAGGGCCAGCATGTAGGCCGCGCCGGGCGCCAGTTCCCGTCCCCACATGGCGTTCGCGTGGCGCTGAAAGACCGCCCGATCGACGGTCAGCACCAGGGCCGCCGTCGGCAGCACGGAGGCGAACT encodes the following:
- a CDS encoding arylsulfatase; the protein is MAQQQQQDGQPNILVIWGDDIGWYNISAFNLGVMGYKTPNIDRIAREGALFTDWYGQQSCTAGRAAFITGQAPVRTGLTKVGLPGAEIGLRMEDPTLAGLLKSRGYMTAQYGKNHLGDRDEHMPTNHGFDEFFGNLYHLNAEEEPENEDYPKDPAFKKKYGPRGVIRATAGGTIEDTGPLTRKRMETVDEEVTAGALDFLDRATTAGKPFFLWWNSTRMHVFTRLKPESRGRTGIGIYPDGMVEHDGHVGQLLKKLDDLGIADNTIVMYSTDNGAEVMSWPDGGTTPFRGEKNTQWEGGYRVPTLIRWPGVIEPGTIHNDVFSHEDMLPTLVAAAGNPNIKEELLRGYSAIGRDYKVHLDGYNLLPYLRGEVREAPRKEFLYWTDGGDLAALRYDQWKLHFLEQRAEGFDVWQEPFVQLRVPKLFTLRGDPFERADEEGMDYVRWRFERIFALVPAQAYVANWLQSFKEFPPRQKAASFSIDQVMARLETNASGN
- a CDS encoding HAD family hydrolase; protein product: MRADTRDSSGLRLIAVVAILCLFQVGHASADPLPSWRDGAGKAAILEFVAAVTAEGGPDFVAPAERVAVFDNDGTLWVEQPYYAQLQFALDRVGILAPEHPEWKTDQPFKAVLENDTGALLAAGERGLLDLLMATHAGNTTDEFAALVADWISRARHGRFDRRFTELVYQPMLEALRLLEENGFQSFIVSGGGIEFMRPWVEHVYGLPRERVIGSSIVTEFRVRDGKPVLVRLPQVDFIDDKAGKPVAIQKFIGRRPIAVFGNSDGDLQMLQWGTSGNGRRLGVIVHHDDAGREYSYDRDSHVGRLDKALDAAGPANWLVVSMRRDWERVFPWE
- a CDS encoding formylglycine-generating enzyme family protein — encoded protein: MGISEAIRHGAVVLGSILASAAAQADQLCDSYGGMPPGPDSLAGMAHIEGGAFTMGDDDERPEERRAHPVTVSSFWIDRHEVTNAQFRRFVAATGYVTMAERGLDPKDNPGIPAELLEPGSIVFHSPEGLRDLADVRQWWRFARGANWRAPLGPGSEIVGKDNHPVIHVAYQDALAYAHWLGHDLPTEAEWEFAARGGLDGATYSWGDRYFDPASGWKANTWQGLFPVKDSADDGYHGTAPVGCFVPNGYGLFDMAGNVWEYTKDWYVPGHPADAATDPGGPSESAAARHAGAAGPSVVIKGGSWLCAQNFCARYRPSARQPQELSLGASHLGFRTVHRAPDRP
- a CDS encoding outer membrane protein, coding for MRSAAFSSARVLAVATAAAAALLAGTRGIRAEEFGGSAALYVWLPRIDGEFSSAAGGRTVETSISRGDLLESLDFGVMGAGEITYGRFALLNDTVYSDLGNDGSVRGNPSVSVDVDTKMLLTTTAFGYHAYVDRGRLIEPFAGARYVRMSTDVTATSSAREGATAGADLDVSWWDPVIGVRGRLPLSETWTVGGIAEIGGFGIGSEFTWQIFAGVEYAISERVSANAGFRYLSIRYSADRVDVDVSQYGPLVGLVMRF
- a CDS encoding sulfatase-like hydrolase/transferase — translated: MTRYPDASASASAVPVSRRGFFGLAAGAAAASSGLGPARVAMADEAPRPARAAARSRPNILFLFSDQERYRSSWPAGLSLPGQEMLRRKGVTFHAHYCPATMCTSSRSVLMTGLTTPNNGMFENCDVPWIKGFPPGVQTIGHMLRKAGYYTAYKGKWHLNKEFDSKDPDLLFTGEMERYGFADYNGPGDIIGHTLGGYQFDHLISGSAVTWLRRNGRPLSDDGKPWCLFVSLVNPHDVMYFNTDLPGERVQDPGGLMMQAARAPDHPLYRKSWDQPLPTSLREPLDAPGRPKAHGEFMKAWRHILGEVPMEEERWHRFNDYYVNCTRGVDAQLARVLGELDDLGLADRTIVIYTTDHGEAAGAHGMRGKGPFAYQEAIHLPFYLIHPDVGGGQDCRALSSHIDMVPTLLSMAGVPSGGVGELAGRDLPGKDLSPLLAGPASAGVHAVRDAVLFTYSGLALNDAGIMERNAAARAAGKNAFIELARQRYLPDLKKRGSLRTVFDGRYKFSRYFAPTEHNEPTTLDQLYDHNDVELFDLERDPSETDNLARDRVANKDLILAMNAKLNTIIRTEIGVDDGRELPNIPLVDWAIDRVDM
- a CDS encoding helix-turn-helix domain-containing protein, which gives rise to MPQTPRDARILAGRTGRAGFDDVQSMMDRVLRDWTQECFQISPGPGSGQHMFVETEGLRLDASHWSTGVLIRGEGAPESVCIGLVDGDPASVRFRGRPVAPARIPLVQSAVEFEFASVLPTAALVLTVDRAVFQRHANAMWGRELAPGAAYMLALPGIDQGLVLVQRLKAMLAILHQQSPYLASPRVAALATDKILSELLASAAMDPQRVVLPHRHHLARDAAAYLRAVTDQPVSIRQLCELLDVNWRTLDQGFLELYGVTPKAYMRVARLHHVRRALSAADPADRTVTDIAVSWGFFQLGRFAVEYRRLFGEKPSDTLWKRQTGSRDADGSARPNDVPIPHSRQSRRLDMIVSKRRSADDADTTEGTT